One part of the Mangrovibacillus cuniculi genome encodes these proteins:
- a CDS encoding staygreen family protein produces MFTPEKLTTTLLPPTTVFGPLDNRTYTLTHSDETGDLFLYIGCKVYNNVIDQDKRDEVVGKWDRQLGLYQLNIYVYITNGEFTFEESRIRYEIFQKELSLALRAMMYGDYSFFVHCPWLLDAPIVTHFQSSIPVFQQTNMMGRVRDYLV; encoded by the coding sequence ATGTTTACTCCAGAAAAATTGACCACGACATTATTACCACCGACAACCGTCTTTGGACCCTTAGATAATCGTACGTACACGTTAACACATTCGGATGAAACAGGGGATTTGTTTTTATATATAGGGTGCAAAGTATACAACAATGTAATTGACCAAGATAAACGTGATGAAGTAGTGGGGAAGTGGGACCGGCAACTAGGTCTGTATCAACTAAATATATATGTATATATAACTAATGGAGAGTTTACTTTTGAGGAAAGTCGTATTCGTTACGAGATATTTCAGAAGGAACTTTCACTAGCACTTAGGGCAATGATGTACGGTGATTATTCATTTTTTGTACATTGCCCTTGGTTGTTGGATGCTCCAATTGTTACCCATTTTCAATCGTCTATACCAGTGTTCCAGCAAACCAATATGATGGGAAGGGTTAGAGATTATTTAGTTTGA